The following are from one region of the Heterodontus francisci isolate sHetFra1 chromosome 34, sHetFra1.hap1, whole genome shotgun sequence genome:
- the LOC137348704 gene encoding FMRFamide receptor-like: MCQSYKFHTEFCKTDDFVGSRTSNFPVLSSSQTCTVPLSLSPSSSITANLAVIVILSRGRCGLSRCITYYLMSMAVTDLLIIITAVIFNRIVGIYFPGSILFTTPVCSFRIALNYVIMDSSVWLTVTFTIDRFVAICCQKLKIKYCTEKTAGRVIGIVPIMSCLKYTFQYFIYEPLYIINDIPWFCKIKLAFYTSNAWIAYDWIRRILNPCLPFILILLLNALTVRHILAASGARRRLRAHSNGETQSDPEMERRRNSIILLFCISGSFVLLYLLRLINFLLVRIAKFSYFSGTNFSESNYILDQSGYMFELLSSCVNPFIYAGTQGKFREELQNGVKYVLSLIVKLLK; this comes from the coding sequence ATGTGTCAAAGCTATAAATTTCACACAGAATTCTGTAAAACGGATGATTTTGTTGGGAGTCGGACCAGTAACTTTCCTGTTCTCTCCAGCTCACAAACATGCACtgttcctctttctctttctccctcttcctctattacagctaacttggcagtgattgtgatcctgtcccgaggaagatgcggtctctccagatgtatcacttactacctgatgtccatggcagtgacggatctcctgaTCATCATCACCGCTGTGATATTTAACCGGATTGTTGGTATTTATTTCCCAGGCAGTATCCTGTTCACCACACCCGTATGCAGTTTCCGTATTGCCCTAAATTATGTGATCATGgacagttctgtctggttaacggtcactttcaccattgatcgatttgtggccatttgctgccagaagctgaaaataaaatactgcaccgagaaaacagcgggACGGGTTATTGGAATCGTGCCTATAATGAGCTGTTTAAAATATACGTTCCAGTATTTTATATATGAACCTTTGTATATAATTAACGATATACCCTGGTTCTGCAAAATAAAATTAGCATTTTACACATCAAATGCATGGATTGCATATGACTGGATTCGCCGCATTTTAAacccttgtctcccattcattctgattttactgctcaatgctctgaccgtcagacacattctCGCGGCCAGTGGAgcccgcaggagactccgggctcacagcaatggagagactcagagtgacccagagatggagaggcggagaaactccatcattttactcttctgTATCTCGGGCAGTTTCGTCCTGTTATATCTGTTACGTCTTATAAATTTCCTTTTGGTCCGAATTGCGAAATTTAGTTATTTTTCTGGTACCAATTTCAGtgaatcaaattatattctggacCAAAGCGGATATATGTTTGAGCTTTTGAGTTCCTGTGTCAATCcgtttatttatgcagggacccagggaaaattcagagaggagttacaGAATGGAGTGAAATATGTACTGAGTCTAATTGTTAAATTGTTGAAATGA